One Manihot esculenta cultivar AM560-2 chromosome 18, M.esculenta_v8, whole genome shotgun sequence genomic window carries:
- the LOC122722427 gene encoding polygalacturonase-like gives MTTLETYFSLTSLLLLFVFAGRVQSAVFDVKNYGGKADGKSDISKALLGAWKEACSAKGSNIVVVPKGTYSIGLTDLNGPCKGAMELQVQGTLLAPINPSSYAKDSWITFAYIDQFKLSGGGTFDGQGQVAWKQNNCGRNPKCKRLPVYVLLVPLKTRQSLRFDFITNSVVQDVTSLDSKNFHVNLLGGKNLTFDRFTITAPGDSVNTDGIHIGHSNGINIINSNIATGDDCISIGGASEQIRITNVRCGHGHGISVGSLGKTTDEFVSGIFVRNCTFYDTDNGVRIKTWPALHGGMASDMHFEDIMMKNVRNPIIIDQMYCPWNQCNPKVTRKEMKMKESLNALSVDKSARNMKFL, from the exons ATGACGACCCTGGAGACGTATTTTTCCCTGACATCTTTGCTATTATTGTTTGTTTTTGCTGGTAGAGTTCAATCTGCcgtatttgatgtgaaaaattatGGTGGTAAAGCCGATGGCAAGTCAGATATTAGCAAG gcATTATTGGGCGCGTGGAAAGAGGCTTGTTCAGCAAAGGGTTCCAACATAGTTGTAGTACCCAAAGGAACATATTCCATAGGTTTAACTGACTTAAATGGTCCATGCAAGGGAGCCATGGAGCTTCAAGTCCAAGGAACCTTATTGGCACCGATAAACCCTAGCAGTTATGCCAAGGACAGCTGGATTACTTTTGCATACATTGATCAATTCAAATTATCCGGTGGTGGAACCTTCGACGGACAAGGGCAAGTGGCTTGGAAGCAAAATAACTGCGGTCGAAATCCAAAATGCAAGAGACTTCCAGTT TATGTGCTTCTTGTCCCTTTAAAAACACGCCAGAGCTTGCGGTTTGACTTCATCACCAACAGCGTAGTTCAGGACGTAACATCGCTCGATAGTAAGAATTTCCATGTCAATCTTCTAGGTGGCAAAAACCTTACTTTCGATCGCTTCACGATCACTGCACCAGGAGATAGCGTCAATACAGATGGAATTCACATCGGGCATTCAAACGGGATCaacattattaattcaaatattgcCACCGGCGATGACTGCATCTCCATTGGTGGTGCCAGCGAACAAATAAGGATCACAAACGTACGATGTGGACATGGACATGGCATTAGCGTGGGAAGTTTAGGGAAGACCACTGATGAATTTGTCTCCGGAATTTTCGTAAGGAACTGCACCTTCTATGACACCGACAATGGAGTGAGAATTAAGACATGGCCGGCATTACATGGTGGCATGGCCTCTGATATGCATTTCGAGGATATTATGATGAAAAATGTCCGCAACCCTatcattatagatcaaatgtacTGCCCATGGAATCAGTGCAATCCAAAGGTAACgcgaaaagaaatgaaaatgaaagagtCTCTTAATGCATTGTCCGTGGACAAATCTGCCCGCAACATGAAATTTCTGTAA
- the LOC122722428 gene encoding exopolygalacturonase-like codes for MTTLETYFSLTSLLLLFVFAGRVQSAVFDVKNYGGKADGKSDISKALLGAWKEACSAKGSNIVVVPKGTYSIGLTDLNGPCKGAMELQVQGTLLAPINPSSYAKDSWITFAYIDQFKLSGGGTFDGQGQVAWKQNNCGRNPKCKRLPVSLRFDFITNSVVQDVTSLDSKNFHVNLIGGKNLTFDRFTITAPGDSDNTDGIHIGHSNGINIINSNIATGDDCISIGGASEQIRITNVRCGHGHGISVGSLGKTTDEFVSGIFVRNCTFYDTDNGVRIKTWPALHGGMASDMHFEDIMMKNVRNPIIIDQMYCPWNQCNPNLPSKVKISNVTFKNIRGSSATAVAVRLNCSSSFPCQKVELADINLTYGGKEGPVKSLCANVKPTLKGKLTPTIC; via the exons ATGACGACCCTGGAGACGTATTTTTCCCTGACATCTTTGCTATTATTGTTTGTTTTTGCTGGTAGAGTTCAATCTGCcgtatttgatgtgaaaaattatGGTGGTAAAGCCGATGGCAAGTCAGATATTAGCAAG gcATTATTGGGCGCGTGGAAAGAGGCTTGTTCAGCAAAGGGTTCCAACATAGTTGTAGTACCCAAAGGAACATATTCCATAGGTTTAACTGACTTAAATGGTCCATGCAAGGGAGCCATGGAGCTTCAAGTCCAAGGAACCTTATTGGCACCGATAAACCCTAGCAGTTATGCCAAGGACAGCTGGATTACTTTTGCATACATTGATCAATTCAAATTATCCGGTGGTGGAACCTTCGACGGACAAGGGCAAGTGGCTTGGAAGCAAAATAACTGCGGTCGAAATCCAAAATGCAAGAGACTTCCAGTT AGCTTGCGGTTTGACTTCATCACCAACAGCGTAGTTCAGGACGTAACATCGCTCGATAGTAAGAATTTCCATGTCAATCTTATAGGTGGCAAAAACCTTACTTTCGATCGCTTCACGATCACTGCACCAGGAGATAGCGACAATACAGATGGAATTCACATCGGGCATTCAAACGGGATCaacattattaattcaaatattgcCACCGGCGATGACTGCATCTCCATTGGTGGTGCCAGCGAACAAATAAGGATCACAAACGTACGATGTGGACATGGACATGGCATTAGCGTGGGAAGTTTAGGGAAGACCACTGATGAATTTGTCTCTGGAATTTTCGTAAGGAACTGCACCTTCTATGACACCGACAATGGAGTGAGAATTAAGACATGGCCGGCATTACATGGTGGCATGGCCTCTGATATGCATTTCGAGGATATTATGATGAAAAATGTCCGCAACCCTatcattatagatcaaatgtacTGCCCATGGAATCAGTGCAATCCAAAC CTTCCGTCAAAAGTTAAGATCTCCAACGTCACCTTCAAGAATATTAGGGGCTCTTCAGCGACCGCAGTAGCTGTTCGACTTAATTGCAGCAGCAGTTTTCCATGCCAGAAGGTCGAGCTCGCTGACATTAACTTGACGTACGGAGGAAAGGAAGGCCCTGTAAAATCCTTGTGTGCAAATGTTAAACCCACACTTAAGGGAAAATTGACTCCAACCATTTGCTAG